The following coding sequences lie in one Haematobia irritans isolate KBUSLIRL chromosome 3, ASM5000362v1, whole genome shotgun sequence genomic window:
- the LOC142231636 gene encoding uncharacterized protein LOC142231636 has product MRSIVILLILAAICQGFEDRCQGSYAREVADYCEKIHGGENVFNRNWASFKYAENESEKCYRSCFFTQCNYFDENGHFADDVPLRVAHIIHGGDDNKVPAISKAVKECFEVLDYKEDRCECSEKLVRCVLEKCSNVGLKLHNIYELNE; this is encoded by the exons ATGCGGTCTATCGTAATTTTGTTAATTCTGGCGGCAATATGCCAAGGATTT GAGGATAGATGTCAGGGTTCTTATGCGAGAGAGGTTGCtgattattgtgaaaaaattcatGGTGGCGAGAATG TATTCAATCGAAATTGGGCATCTTTTAAATATGCCGAAAATGAGAGTGAGAAATGTTATCGATCCTGCTTTTTTACCCAATGCAACTAT ttTGATGAAAATGGCCACTTTGCTGATGATGTACCTCTAAGAGTCGCCCATATAATACATGGTGGTGATGATAACAAAGTTCCTGCTATTTCCAAAGCTGTTAAGGAATGTTTTGAAGTTctcgattataaggaagacag ATGCGAGTGCTCGGAAAAATTGGTTCGATGTGTCTTAGAAAAATGTTCCAATGTTGGCCTTAAACTCCACAATATATATGaattaaatgaataa